A genomic stretch from Sphingobacterium sp. ML3W includes:
- a CDS encoding alpha/beta hydrolase-fold protein, translating into MKYCKNIILFIAIIYSCISFAQTKSNVLSSCQSEVLHSNILNENRTINIFLPNNYQANDTVTYPVIYVLDGGMEEDFFHIAGIVRFDTQPWIARFPNSIVVGIEGNTRKRDFTFAVPNVDFLVKEGFQKSSFPTYGGSEKYTAFLKDELLPYVSKNYKVNTQRTVIGESLAGLFSAELLLKQPDLFDNYIIVSPSLWWGQQELLKNTEKLLETNLRKKVRVYLGVPNRDEDIRMYQDAEAFYKVIRNNKKMDVIFDYMPEELHSTVIHQAVYNAFKRLYPKTAYSK; encoded by the coding sequence ATGAAATATTGTAAAAACATCATTCTTTTTATAGCCATAATTTATAGCTGTATCTCTTTTGCGCAAACCAAAAGTAATGTACTTTCTAGCTGTCAATCAGAGGTACTTCATTCTAATATTTTAAATGAAAATCGGACGATCAATATCTTTCTTCCTAATAATTATCAGGCCAACGATACGGTAACTTACCCTGTCATCTATGTCTTGGATGGAGGTATGGAAGAAGACTTTTTTCATATTGCGGGAATTGTTCGTTTTGATACACAACCTTGGATTGCAAGATTCCCCAATAGTATTGTTGTCGGAATCGAGGGAAATACCCGAAAACGTGATTTTACTTTCGCTGTTCCAAACGTTGATTTCCTAGTGAAAGAAGGTTTTCAAAAAAGCAGTTTTCCTACCTATGGCGGATCCGAAAAATACACGGCTTTTCTAAAGGATGAATTACTGCCCTACGTCAGTAAAAATTATAAGGTAAACACACAACGGACGGTTATTGGAGAATCGCTAGCTGGGCTTTTCTCAGCAGAATTATTACTTAAACAACCTGATCTCTTTGATAATTATATTATTGTCAGTCCGAGTCTGTGGTGGGGACAGCAGGAGCTATTGAAAAATACCGAAAAGCTATTGGAGACTAATTTGAGAAAAAAAGTGCGTGTATATCTGGGAGTACCCAATAGGGATGAAGATATTAGAATGTACCAGGATGCTGAAGCGTTTTATAAAGTTATCCGTAACAATAAGAAGATGGATGTTATTTTTGATTATATGCCTGAAGAATTACATTCAACAGTTATCCATCAAGCTGTGTATAATGCTTTCAAGAGATTATATCCAAAAACAGCCTATTCTAAGTAG
- a CDS encoding MFS transporter — MLKEASSQRIRLVTFMAFVSMPLSGFVTDIYLPSFPAMAKSLLVHERDIQLTLTSYLLSYGISQLFIGNILDSIGRYRPKLLALTLLIISSLLITHTHSVLLICLLRVVQGIAISILVVATRALFVDLYAGDRLKNYLSYFTIVWSCGPILAPFLGGYLEKLFDWQANFYFLAFYAGALLLFEVLYSGESIAEKKKINTRDNLNLYKMMLQNKLFILGILVLGFSYSIVMLFNMTGPFIIENTFHFSSVTIGYCTLILGFSWMIGGFVTKKRMHLDFVPRIIAPVLFQASLIVALIVVSMFQQSLYIMVGFAFFIHIISGVLFTSFFTNSMLFFPKHAGTAGGLMGGMVYIVTSLSNFIVAISGKVTTQNGLAWRYFIFSVLLTLIIMYMWKLRKDNNGQTVH, encoded by the coding sequence ATGTTAAAAGAAGCATCTTCGCAACGCATCAGGTTAGTAACATTCATGGCATTTGTATCCATGCCCCTTTCAGGATTTGTAACAGATATCTATCTACCTTCGTTTCCGGCAATGGCCAAAAGTCTACTTGTTCACGAACGAGATATTCAATTAACATTGACCAGTTACCTATTGAGCTATGGCATTTCCCAGTTATTTATAGGCAATATTCTTGACAGTATAGGCCGATATCGCCCGAAGCTTCTGGCATTAACGCTTCTGATAATAAGCAGCTTATTGATAACGCATACACACAGCGTGTTACTTATTTGTTTATTAAGAGTAGTGCAAGGTATAGCCATATCTATTTTGGTGGTGGCTACACGCGCACTTTTCGTCGATCTATATGCAGGTGATCGGTTAAAAAATTACCTAAGCTATTTTACCATCGTCTGGTCATGTGGCCCAATACTAGCGCCTTTTTTAGGGGGTTATCTTGAAAAACTATTCGATTGGCAGGCTAATTTTTATTTTCTTGCTTTCTACGCGGGTGCCTTATTATTGTTTGAAGTGTTGTACAGTGGGGAAAGTATTGCCGAAAAGAAAAAGATTAACACAAGGGACAATCTCAACCTATATAAAATGATGTTACAAAACAAGCTTTTTATATTGGGCATCCTGGTACTGGGGTTTAGTTACTCCATTGTCATGCTATTCAATATGACGGGGCCATTTATTATTGAAAATACATTTCACTTTTCATCCGTCACAATTGGTTACTGTACATTGATACTGGGTTTTTCATGGATGATTGGTGGGTTTGTTACGAAAAAGCGTATGCATCTTGATTTCGTCCCTCGGATCATAGCTCCTGTTCTATTCCAGGCATCACTTATTGTCGCTTTAATCGTAGTGAGTATGTTCCAGCAAAGCCTATATATCATGGTTGGCTTTGCATTTTTTATTCATATTATTTCAGGTGTTTTATTTACGAGCTTTTTCACCAACAGCATGTTATTTTTCCCAAAACATGCAGGCACCGCAGGCGGCCTAATGGGTGGAATGGTTTACATTGTGACATCACTGTCCAACTTTATTGTGGCCATTAGCGGCAAAGTAACCACACAGAATGGATTAGCTTGGCGTTATTTTATTTTTTCCGTGTTATTGACCTTAATTATCATGTACATGTGGAAACTACGAAAAGATAATAATGGACAAACAGTTCATTAA
- a CDS encoding HD domain-containing protein — MAPEKLLKQIDFIKEIDKLKYIQRRTKLFNSDRCENDAEHSWHLALMAIVLAEHADESIDLLKVVKMVLIHDIVEIDAGDIFIYDNENAHCNTEEERLAAKRIFGILPEQQADDLISIWEEFEAGETREARFAKAMDRLEPLLQNSSNNGGTWNEPGVNYNKVYAKKSVIKDGSGVLWEYAESLIDDGVKKGILKKS, encoded by the coding sequence ATGGCGCCCGAAAAATTGTTGAAACAGATTGATTTTATCAAGGAGATTGATAAGTTGAAATACATCCAGCGAAGGACTAAGCTTTTTAATAGCGATCGTTGTGAGAATGATGCTGAACACAGCTGGCATTTGGCGCTGATGGCTATTGTTTTAGCTGAGCATGCTGACGAGTCTATTGACCTTCTGAAGGTTGTTAAGATGGTATTGATACATGACATTGTGGAAATTGATGCTGGCGATATCTTTATCTATGATAACGAAAATGCACATTGTAATACTGAGGAAGAACGATTAGCCGCCAAACGAATATTTGGAATCCTGCCGGAGCAGCAGGCAGATGACCTCATTTCGATCTGGGAGGAGTTTGAGGCTGGGGAGACTCGCGAAGCACGGTTTGCGAAAGCAATGGACCGATTGGAACCACTGTTGCAGAATAGTTCCAATAATGGGGGAACCTGGAATGAACCTGGTGTAAACTATAATAAGGTGTACGCAAAAAAGAGTGTGATCAAAGATGGTTCGGGCGTATTATGGGAATATGCCGAAAGTTTAATTGATGATGGTGTAAAAAAGGGAATTTTGAAGAAAAGTTGA
- a CDS encoding methyltransferase type 11, with amino-acid sequence MKRVEIFKTNVNKYREAQQIVVTLLQLFSSYKVNFDLDDEERILRIESSQSDIEISGIVKQMLDWGYQCERIE; translated from the coding sequence ATGAAAAGGGTTGAGATATTTAAAACGAATGTCAATAAATATAGGGAAGCGCAACAAATCGTTGTGACGCTTCTACAGCTGTTTTCCTCCTATAAAGTTAACTTTGATCTTGACGACGAAGAGCGAATTTTGAGGATTGAATCTTCACAATCGGATATTGAGATAAGTGGGATTGTCAAACAGATGCTTGATTGGGGCTACCAATGTGAACGTATAGAATAA
- a CDS encoding helix-turn-helix domain-containing protein, with protein sequence MSETLETLQDYYKRLSHLHTNSGDILDVELGKSHFNISPRKYCDFKTPYNRRDFYKISLILGKGWFKYGQHELYIDRPALFLPALNIPYTWICDTSKQEGYFCLFNQEFFSGSQTFEPFKKTSLFKEWSKPIVFLDEGQLHLITTLFDNMFRLNNSSYPLRCSAIKSNLAAILHLALEWRMEDVELQDQSGSVRMYRLFDELLHKQFPLDSPAYPLALHTAADFAAKLNVHVNHLNASVKSVTNQTTTQIIKQKIYEEAKNLLIYTDWNVAEIGYTLGFDEPAHFNNFFKKNAETSPLKFRQKNK encoded by the coding sequence ATGAGCGAAACACTGGAAACTTTACAGGATTACTATAAACGATTAAGCCATCTCCATACAAATAGCGGGGATATACTAGATGTTGAACTCGGAAAATCACATTTTAATATTTCGCCACGCAAATACTGTGATTTTAAAACACCATACAACAGACGTGACTTTTACAAAATCAGCCTCATCTTAGGCAAAGGATGGTTCAAATATGGTCAACATGAATTATATATCGATCGGCCGGCCCTGTTTTTACCTGCATTAAATATTCCTTATACATGGATATGTGACACGAGCAAACAAGAAGGATATTTTTGCCTTTTCAATCAAGAATTCTTTTCAGGAAGCCAGACATTTGAGCCATTTAAAAAGACATCGCTATTTAAAGAATGGAGTAAACCCATCGTCTTTTTAGATGAAGGACAGCTGCATTTGATTACAACATTATTCGATAACATGTTCCGGTTGAATAATTCCAGTTACCCTCTTCGTTGTAGTGCAATCAAAAGCAATTTGGCAGCAATCCTTCATCTGGCCTTAGAGTGGAGAATGGAAGATGTAGAGTTGCAAGATCAATCGGGTAGCGTCCGGATGTATCGTTTGTTTGATGAATTACTTCACAAACAATTTCCATTGGATTCTCCCGCCTACCCACTTGCATTACATACCGCAGCCGATTTTGCGGCAAAGCTCAATGTACATGTCAATCATCTCAATGCCTCTGTCAAATCGGTCACGAATCAGACAACTACACAGATCATCAAACAAAAAATCTATGAGGAGGCCAAAAATCTATTGATCTATACAGATTGGAATGTCGCTGAGATTGGTTATACCCTTGGGTTTGATGAACCAGCTCATTTCAACAACTTCTTTAAGAAAAATGCAGAGACATCTCCCCTCAAGTTTAGACAGAAAAACAAATAA
- a CDS encoding glycoside hydrolase family 78 protein, translating to MKPFIKTLLQKFVIVGFLCILSLMTYAQKLSVIDLKVEHLKNPMAIETANPRFSWKINSPIKNTLQSFYEIRVGTNKTSINLGKDLVWEATVSGDQSVLIKYNGAALHSKRRYFWQVRVKDNHGNTSDWSDAHFFQMGIGAMDWSAKWIKVAETDTSARSPIFRKEFSINKKLKSAMVYVTAKGLYEARINGQRISDTYFAPGWTSYKNHLQYQVYDVTTVLKNGTNVFGVSLGDGWYKGRIGFGNQRNFYGDTRGLLLQLLVEYTDGTTETINSDESWKYAYGPIMASDIYDGEIYDARMEIAGWDNIGFKEDNKWNNVGIMEKGPEKLVAMAGPPVKKHEQFKALKVFKTPAGETVVDFGQNLVGWVMLKAKGAAGTKITLSHAEVLTKEGNFYTTNLRSAKAQDIYILKENTAQIFEPHFTFQGFRYVKVEGYPGELTAENITAVALYSAMEVTGKFSTSNALLNQLQHNIQWGQKGNFLDVPTDCPQRDERLGWTGDAQAFANTAAYNMDVSGFFTKWLKDVKADQLPNGAIPHVIPNVLGANDGASAGWADVATIIPWDMYVAYGDRQLLENQYGSMRKWVDYISSTAKNNLWNSGFHFGDWLFYRPNDDNDGRAAVTDKYLIAQTFYAHSTQLLIDAANVLGRQEDVIKYNTLLTNIKSAFVREYMTPTGRLVSGTQTAYVLALQFDMLPEQLRAACADRLVANIRDYGNHLTTGFLGTPYLCHVLTRFGHNDVAYDLLMQESYPSWLYPVKMGATTIWERWDGIKPDGSFQTPDMNSYNHYAYGAIGDWMYRTIAGINSVADEPGYKAVVIAPKPNGKITSTSAELETAYGTVKSSWTLENGLLKLEVTIPANSKATVVLPDSTREIGSGTYYFESKI from the coding sequence ATGAAACCATTTATAAAGACCCTGCTTCAAAAATTTGTAATAGTAGGATTTCTGTGTATCCTCTCACTTATGACCTATGCTCAAAAATTAAGCGTAATCGACCTCAAGGTAGAACACCTTAAAAATCCTATGGCAATCGAGACTGCTAATCCTCGATTTAGCTGGAAAATTAATTCGCCGATAAAAAACACTTTACAATCGTTTTATGAAATCAGAGTAGGTACAAATAAAACTTCGATAAACCTTGGAAAAGATCTCGTCTGGGAAGCTACTGTCTCCGGAGATCAATCTGTACTGATTAAATATAATGGAGCAGCACTACATTCAAAAAGAAGATATTTTTGGCAAGTTAGGGTAAAAGACAATCATGGCAATACCTCCGACTGGTCTGATGCCCATTTCTTTCAGATGGGTATCGGCGCTATGGACTGGAGCGCGAAATGGATCAAGGTAGCAGAAACGGACACTTCAGCACGAAGCCCCATTTTTAGAAAAGAATTCTCCATAAATAAAAAACTAAAGTCTGCAATGGTCTATGTCACAGCAAAAGGGCTATATGAAGCTCGTATCAATGGCCAGCGCATCAGCGATACTTATTTTGCTCCAGGATGGACCAGTTATAAAAATCATTTACAGTACCAAGTTTATGATGTGACCACTGTGCTAAAAAATGGTACCAACGTATTCGGTGTCAGCCTCGGAGACGGCTGGTATAAAGGACGGATAGGCTTCGGAAATCAACGTAATTTTTATGGCGACACACGCGGATTGCTTCTGCAACTCCTCGTGGAATATACGGATGGTACAACAGAAACGATCAATTCCGATGAAAGCTGGAAATATGCTTATGGACCGATCATGGCATCTGATATTTATGACGGTGAAATTTATGATGCCAGGATGGAAATAGCCGGCTGGGACAATATCGGCTTTAAAGAGGACAATAAATGGAATAACGTTGGCATCATGGAGAAAGGGCCAGAAAAACTTGTTGCGATGGCCGGTCCACCAGTTAAGAAACATGAACAGTTTAAAGCCCTTAAGGTTTTCAAAACACCGGCAGGTGAGACAGTAGTGGATTTTGGGCAAAATCTGGTAGGCTGGGTCATGCTCAAAGCGAAAGGTGCAGCCGGAACCAAGATCACACTGAGTCATGCTGAAGTACTAACAAAAGAAGGCAATTTTTATACAACAAATCTCAGGTCCGCAAAGGCACAGGATATCTATATTTTAAAGGAAAACACAGCACAGATCTTTGAACCTCACTTTACATTTCAGGGCTTCAGGTATGTTAAGGTAGAAGGTTATCCTGGTGAATTGACGGCTGAGAACATTACGGCTGTCGCCTTATATTCAGCAATGGAGGTCACAGGAAAATTCTCTACTTCAAATGCGCTCTTGAATCAGTTGCAGCATAATATTCAATGGGGACAAAAAGGAAATTTTTTGGATGTACCAACAGATTGCCCACAACGCGATGAGCGCTTAGGCTGGACTGGTGATGCGCAAGCTTTTGCCAATACAGCGGCCTACAATATGGATGTGTCAGGATTTTTCACCAAATGGCTAAAGGATGTAAAGGCGGACCAACTCCCTAACGGTGCAATCCCCCACGTCATCCCTAATGTACTGGGGGCAAATGATGGTGCATCTGCCGGCTGGGCAGATGTAGCTACCATTATCCCATGGGATATGTATGTGGCCTATGGCGATCGACAGCTCTTGGAAAATCAATATGGGAGCATGCGAAAATGGGTAGATTATATCTCATCTACCGCCAAAAATAATCTTTGGAATTCAGGTTTCCATTTCGGAGACTGGCTTTTTTATCGCCCCAATGATGACAACGATGGAAGAGCTGCGGTAACGGATAAATATTTGATTGCGCAAACTTTTTATGCACATTCGACCCAACTATTGATCGATGCAGCAAATGTATTGGGTAGACAGGAAGACGTAATTAAATACAATACCCTACTAACAAACATTAAATCCGCTTTTGTAAGGGAATACATGACCCCTACGGGTAGGTTGGTTTCGGGAACACAAACAGCCTATGTACTCGCACTACAATTTGATATGCTCCCCGAACAACTCAGAGCAGCCTGCGCGGATCGTCTTGTAGCCAATATCCGGGACTATGGAAATCACCTCACAACCGGATTCTTGGGTACCCCCTATTTATGTCATGTGCTGACCAGGTTTGGTCACAATGATGTGGCGTACGACCTTTTGATGCAGGAGAGCTATCCCTCTTGGCTTTATCCCGTAAAAATGGGCGCAACAACAATATGGGAACGGTGGGATGGAATTAAACCCGATGGATCTTTTCAAACCCCAGATATGAACTCTTACAACCACTATGCATATGGAGCAATTGGGGACTGGATGTACAGAACGATTGCCGGAATCAATTCGGTCGCTGACGAACCGGGTTATAAAGCGGTTGTCATCGCCCCCAAACCGAATGGAAAAATAACAAGTACTTCTGCGGAATTAGAAACCGCATATGGCACGGTAAAATCTTCATGGACACTTGAAAATGGTCTATTGAAACTTGAGGTTACCATACCAGCGAACAGTAAGGCCACAGTAGTCTTGCCTGATTCAACAAGAGAAATTGGTTCAGGTACATACTATTTTGAAAGTAAAATTTAA
- a CDS encoding LLM class flavin-dependent oxidoreductase has protein sequence MKKIGFLSFGHWSKHPAYSTQTASDTLLQSIDLAVAAEEIGIDGAYFRVHHFANQLASPFPLLSAIGAKTNTIEIGTGVIDMRYENPLYMVEDAGAADLISEGRLQLGISRGSPEQVIDGWRYFGYELAEGETDADMGRRKALEFLEKLKGAGFAEPNPYPMFPNPPGLLRLEPHAEGLRDRIWWGAASNATAVWAAQNKMHLQSSTLKYDENGKPFHIQQAEQIRLYKQTWKEAGHPGEPRVSVSRSIFALVDDLDRYYFGQEADRTDKIGFIEADKRAIFGRSYAAEPDQLVKELAQDEAIQEADTVLLTIPNTLGVDYNIHVLSAILEHVAPELGWR, from the coding sequence ATGAAGAAAATAGGATTTTTATCTTTTGGACATTGGTCCAAACACCCTGCTTATAGCACCCAAACAGCAAGTGACACATTACTTCAGTCAATAGATTTAGCTGTTGCAGCAGAAGAAATAGGCATAGACGGAGCTTATTTTCGTGTACATCATTTTGCCAATCAGTTAGCATCTCCCTTTCCGTTATTGTCCGCCATTGGGGCGAAGACCAATACGATTGAAATAGGTACAGGAGTAATTGATATGCGCTATGAAAATCCACTTTATATGGTGGAAGATGCTGGAGCAGCCGATTTAATTTCGGAAGGCCGATTGCAATTGGGGATCAGTAGAGGATCGCCTGAACAGGTAATAGACGGATGGCGTTATTTTGGTTATGAGCTCGCTGAAGGTGAAACCGACGCTGATATGGGACGTAGAAAAGCGCTAGAATTTCTGGAAAAACTCAAAGGAGCAGGTTTTGCTGAACCAAACCCCTATCCGATGTTTCCGAACCCTCCTGGTTTACTTAGGTTAGAACCGCACGCTGAAGGGTTGCGTGACCGCATCTGGTGGGGGGCAGCATCAAATGCAACAGCGGTATGGGCGGCCCAAAACAAGATGCACTTACAGAGTTCGACATTAAAGTACGATGAAAATGGGAAGCCTTTTCATATACAACAGGCTGAACAAATACGTCTATATAAACAAACCTGGAAAGAAGCTGGACATCCGGGAGAGCCCAGGGTTTCTGTCAGTCGATCAATTTTTGCATTGGTTGATGATTTAGATAGGTATTATTTTGGACAAGAAGCAGACCGGACTGACAAGATAGGCTTCATTGAAGCAGACAAACGTGCTATTTTTGGCCGTAGTTATGCAGCGGAACCTGATCAACTCGTCAAGGAGTTGGCTCAGGACGAGGCTATCCAAGAAGCTGATACCGTTCTTTTGACTATTCCGAACACTTTGGGTGTAGATTACAATATTCATGTACTTTCGGCTATCTTGGAGCATGTTGCGCCTGAGTTAGGCTGGCGCTAG